Proteins encoded within one genomic window of Camarhynchus parvulus chromosome 14, STF_HiC, whole genome shotgun sequence:
- the FOPNL gene encoding lisH domain-containing protein FOPNL isoform X2 translates to MATVAELKAVLKDTLEKRGALAQIKARIRAEVFNALDDQSEPRPTLSRENLLINELIREYLEYNKYKYSASVLTAESGQPEVPLDRQFLAKELNIVEDASGKSVPLLYGILSHFLHGGKEESTQNILPKVSLLNYPKQNLGKPLAERNQKDRIPEPGRMAGTSIEEPLILQSIKR, encoded by the exons ATGGCGACGGTGGCGGAGCTCAAAGCAG TTCTAAAGGACACACTGGAAAAAAGAGGAGCTCTTGCCCAAATCAAAGCGAGGATCAGAGCTGAAGTGTTCAATGCCCTGGATGACCAGAGCGAGCCGCGGCCCACGCTGTCCCGGGAGAACCTGCTGATCAATGAGCTCATTCGGGAATACCTGGAGTACAATAAGTATAAATACTCAGCATCTGTTCTGACGGCAG aatcCGGCCAGCCTGAAGTGCCCTTGGATAGACAGTTTCTTGCCAAAGAGCTGAATATAGTTGAAGATGCAAGTGGAAAATCAGT ACCTCTCCTGTATGGAATTCTATCTCATTTCTTACATGGTGGTAAAGAAGAAAGTACCCAGAATATCCTTCCAAAAGTGTCCTTGCTGAATTATCCAAAGCAGAACCTTGGCAAACCACTTGCTGAGAGAAATCAAAAAG aCAGAATTCCAGAACCAGGAAGGATGGCTGGCACGAGCATCGAAGAGCCTCTTATTTTACAAAGTATAAAGAGATGA
- the FOPNL gene encoding lisH domain-containing protein FOPNL isoform X1, whose protein sequence is MATVAELKAVLKDTLEKRGALAQIKARIRAEVFNALDDQSEPRPTLSRENLLINELIREYLEYNKYKYSASVLTAESGQPEVPLDRQFLAKELNIVEDASGKSVRPLLYGILSHFLHGGKEESTQNILPKVSLLNYPKQNLGKPLAERNQKDRIPEPGRMAGTSIEEPLILQSIKR, encoded by the exons ATGGCGACGGTGGCGGAGCTCAAAGCAG TTCTAAAGGACACACTGGAAAAAAGAGGAGCTCTTGCCCAAATCAAAGCGAGGATCAGAGCTGAAGTGTTCAATGCCCTGGATGACCAGAGCGAGCCGCGGCCCACGCTGTCCCGGGAGAACCTGCTGATCAATGAGCTCATTCGGGAATACCTGGAGTACAATAAGTATAAATACTCAGCATCTGTTCTGACGGCAG aatcCGGCCAGCCTGAAGTGCCCTTGGATAGACAGTTTCTTGCCAAAGAGCTGAATATAGTTGAAGATGCAAGTGGAAAATCAGT CAGACCTCTCCTGTATGGAATTCTATCTCATTTCTTACATGGTGGTAAAGAAGAAAGTACCCAGAATATCCTTCCAAAAGTGTCCTTGCTGAATTATCCAAAGCAGAACCTTGGCAAACCACTTGCTGAGAGAAATCAAAAAG aCAGAATTCCAGAACCAGGAAGGATGGCTGGCACGAGCATCGAAGAGCCTCTTATTTTACAAAGTATAAAGAGATGA
- the FOPNL gene encoding lisH domain-containing protein FOPNL isoform X3: MATVAELKAVLKDTLEKRGALAQIKARIRAEVFNALDDQSEPRPTLSRENLLINELIREYLEYNKYKYSASVLTAESGQPEVPLDRQFLAKELNIVEDASGKSV, translated from the exons ATGGCGACGGTGGCGGAGCTCAAAGCAG TTCTAAAGGACACACTGGAAAAAAGAGGAGCTCTTGCCCAAATCAAAGCGAGGATCAGAGCTGAAGTGTTCAATGCCCTGGATGACCAGAGCGAGCCGCGGCCCACGCTGTCCCGGGAGAACCTGCTGATCAATGAGCTCATTCGGGAATACCTGGAGTACAATAAGTATAAATACTCAGCATCTGTTCTGACGGCAG aatcCGGCCAGCCTGAAGTGCCCTTGGATAGACAGTTTCTTGCCAAAGAGCTGAATATAGTTGAAGATGCAAGTGGAAAATCAGTGTAA